A stretch of Campylobacter volucris DNA encodes these proteins:
- the dapE gene encoding succinyl-diaminopimelate desuccinylase encodes MQVVDFFKELCKFKSITPNDDGALNYIAVELSDFEAFFIEKEGVKNLLLTKKFSEDGVHLAFGGHIDVVPSGNGWSSDPFDPLEKDGFIYARGAQDMKSGLAAFICAIKEVEKFQGRISLILTSDEEGEAKYGTLEVLKFMQEKDMLPDFAVVAEPTCDKKFGDSIKIGRRGSINGKLLIKGKQGHVAYPQKCINPIHNFAPVLKFLAGFNLDPGDDAFSPSKIVITDIRGGMEVSNVTPNDLKLMFNVRNSPQTTLEDVQKYVEKTCEGLDYELSLTQSSKPFLTNINSKIVQILNQSVQKITQVVPELNTKGGTSDARYFAEFGIDVVEFGVCNDTIHAIDERVSIEECEKLYLVFKDLIENFD; translated from the coding sequence ATGCAAGTAGTAGATTTTTTTAAAGAATTATGCAAATTTAAATCCATCACTCCAAATGATGATGGAGCTTTAAATTATATTGCAGTTGAGCTTAGTGATTTTGAAGCATTTTTCATAGAAAAAGAAGGTGTTAAAAATTTATTATTGACTAAAAAATTTAGCGAAGATGGTGTGCATTTAGCTTTTGGTGGGCATATAGATGTAGTTCCATCAGGCAATGGATGGAGCAGCGATCCATTTGATCCTTTAGAAAAAGATGGCTTTATCTATGCAAGAGGTGCTCAAGATATGAAAAGTGGCTTAGCTGCTTTTATATGTGCCATAAAAGAAGTAGAAAAATTTCAAGGAAGAATTTCACTCATTTTAACAAGCGACGAAGAAGGCGAGGCAAAGTATGGCACGCTTGAAGTGCTTAAATTTATGCAAGAAAAAGATATGTTGCCAGATTTTGCCGTCGTTGCTGAGCCAACTTGTGATAAAAAATTTGGAGATAGTATAAAAATAGGTCGTCGTGGCTCTATAAATGGAAAATTGCTTATAAAAGGAAAGCAAGGGCATGTAGCTTATCCGCAAAAATGTATAAATCCTATACATAATTTTGCCCCTGTTTTGAAATTTTTAGCAGGTTTTAATCTTGATCCAGGAGATGATGCTTTTTCACCATCAAAGATAGTTATAACTGATATAAGAGGTGGTATGGAGGTTAGCAATGTGACTCCAAATGATTTAAAATTGATGTTTAATGTTAGAAATTCACCTCAAACCACTCTTGAAGATGTTCAAAAATATGTTGAAAAAACTTGCGAAGGACTTGATTATGAGCTTAGCTTAACTCAAAGTTCAAAGCCTTTTTTAACAAATATAAATTCTAAAATAGTGCAAATTTTAAATCAAAGCGTGCAAAAAATCACTCAAGTAGTCCCTGAGCTTAACACCAAAGGTGGCACTAGTGATGCAAGATATTTTGCTGAATTTGGTATAGATGTAGTGGAATTTGGAGTTTGCAATGATACAATCCATGCCATAGATGAAAGAGTTAGCATAGAAGAGTGCGAAAAATTATATTTAGTTTTTAAAGATTTGATAGAGAATTTTGATTAG
- the thiF gene encoding thiamine biosynthesis protein ThiF, with amino-acid sequence MNIKFNGKKINTNFDNTLDFFKSVSKNENDVWIVNGFATKERLNLNENDELFCIEKNKMPPYEALDAMMRARHTPKLHDSLKKASVAICGLGGLGSHIAIMLARSGVGRLHLIDFDVVEPSNLNRQAYMIDDLGKFKSDALKEQILKINPFIKVFSQILKIEKENIKDLFVDDDIVCEAFDSAKYKAILAQNFHKFYPQKPLICGSGLAGYGNSNEIQTKKIANNFYVCGDLKNEAKVGNGLMAPRVNICAAHQANLVLELLASKNNG; translated from the coding sequence ATGAATATAAAATTTAATGGCAAAAAAATAAATACAAATTTTGATAATACTTTAGATTTTTTTAAAAGTGTGAGTAAAAATGAAAATGATGTTTGGATAGTTAATGGTTTTGCCACTAAAGAAAGATTAAATTTAAATGAAAATGATGAACTTTTTTGCATAGAAAAAAATAAAATGCCTCCTTATGAAGCATTAGATGCTATGATGAGGGCAAGACATACTCCAAAATTACACGATAGTTTAAAAAAAGCTAGTGTGGCTATTTGTGGCCTTGGTGGTCTTGGTTCTCATATAGCTATAATGTTAGCTCGTAGTGGTGTAGGAAGACTTCATTTGATAGATTTTGATGTGGTAGAACCTAGCAATCTTAATCGTCAAGCTTATATGATAGATGATTTAGGCAAATTTAAAAGTGATGCTTTAAAAGAGCAAATTTTAAAAATAAATCCTTTTATAAAAGTTTTTTCACAAATTTTAAAAATAGAAAAAGAAAATATAAAAGATTTGTTTGTAGATGATGATATAGTTTGTGAAGCTTTTGATAGTGCTAAATATAAAGCCATTTTAGCTCAAAATTTTCATAAATTTTATCCACAAAAGCCTCTTATATGTGGTTCTGGTTTGGCTGGATATGGAAATAGTAATGAAATACAAACTAAAAAAATAGCAAATAATTTTTATGTTTGTGGTGATTTAAAAAATGAAGCAAAAGTAGGAAATGGACTTATGGCGCCTCGTGTAAATATATGTGCGGCTCATCAAGCAAATTTAGTTTTAGAGCTTTTAGCGAGTAAAAATAATGGATAA
- the thiS gene encoding sulfur carrier protein ThiS, which yields MVINGEEFELKELKFMDFLNEKGYKIEFIALELNGEIISRDKFENLILKENDKAEIVTFVGGG from the coding sequence ATGGTCATTAATGGAGAAGAATTTGAGCTTAAAGAGCTTAAATTTATGGATTTTTTAAATGAAAAAGGTTATAAAATAGAATTTATTGCTTTAGAATTAAATGGAGAAATTATTTCAAGAGATAAATTTGAAAATTTAATTTTAAAAGAAAATGATAAAGCAGAAATTGTAACTTTTGTTGGTGGTGGTTGA
- a CDS encoding DASS family sodium-coupled anion symporter, translating into MKLNTKTLIVIADLVLFIALLYFSPFGETKVNQGLSLLVFIAILWLSEALHVTITAILVPVLAAILGLLPTPKALSGFADSNIFLFFGGFALAAAMHHQKLDKMIAHKILSLAKGHLGLSSLYIFITTAFLSMWMSNTATAAMMLPLAIGMLATLDPEKDRNTYVFVLLGIAFSASIGGIGTIIGTPPNAIAATQLNITFAQWLQYGIPIVLVFLPAMIFILYFVFKPKFNAQIDLHTDYVELTRPRVTTLIIFLAVALAWIFSGKISPFIEATFGYKIANLDAIIALLAAILVCVFKVIDWKSIQKNTDWGVLLLFGGGITLSVVLRDSGASKVMADTIISFIENGHLFIIGLVVAFFIVFLTEFTSNTASAALLVPLFISIAETLGVPALGLALIIAIGASCAFMLPVATPPNAIVFGTGHIKQQEMVKVGIILNVFCSISIAIIAYFFWL; encoded by the coding sequence ATGAAATTAAATACAAAAACGCTAATTGTTATAGCAGATTTAGTGCTTTTTATAGCTTTACTTTATTTTTCACCTTTTGGAGAAACAAAAGTAAATCAAGGTTTATCATTGCTTGTATTTATCGCTATACTTTGGCTTAGCGAAGCTTTACATGTTACAATTACAGCTATTTTAGTCCCTGTATTGGCTGCTATTTTAGGTTTATTACCTACGCCAAAAGCTTTAAGTGGATTTGCAGATTCAAATATCTTTTTATTTTTTGGCGGGTTTGCGTTAGCTGCTGCAATGCATCATCAAAAATTAGACAAAATGATCGCACATAAAATCCTTTCTTTAGCAAAAGGACATTTGGGATTATCAAGTTTATATATTTTCATCACTACTGCTTTTTTATCTATGTGGATGAGTAATACCGCAACAGCAGCCATGATGCTACCTTTGGCCATTGGAATGCTAGCTACTTTGGATCCAGAAAAAGATAGAAATACTTATGTTTTTGTTCTTTTAGGTATTGCATTTAGTGCAAGTATAGGTGGTATAGGAACTATAATTGGAACACCGCCAAATGCTATCGCTGCTACCCAACTTAACATCACTTTTGCACAATGGCTACAATATGGCATTCCTATTGTTTTAGTTTTCTTACCAGCTATGATTTTCATATTATATTTTGTATTTAAACCTAAATTTAATGCCCAAATTGATCTTCATACAGATTATGTAGAGCTTACTAGACCAAGAGTTACTACTTTAATTATATTTTTAGCAGTGGCATTAGCTTGGATTTTTAGCGGAAAAATCTCTCCTTTTATAGAGGCAACTTTTGGTTATAAAATAGCAAATCTTGATGCAATTATTGCTTTACTTGCTGCTATTTTGGTATGTGTTTTTAAAGTAATTGATTGGAAAAGTATCCAAAAAAATACCGACTGGGGTGTGTTGCTACTTTTTGGTGGCGGGATCACTCTAAGTGTTGTTTTAAGAGACTCAGGTGCTAGTAAAGTAATGGCTGATACAATCATTTCATTTATCGAAAATGGACATTTATTTATCATAGGATTAGTTGTAGCATTTTTTATAGTATTTTTGACCGAATTTACTTCTAATACCGCTTCAGCTGCTCTTTTGGTGCCATTATTTATTTCCATTGCAGAAACTTTAGGGGTGCCAGCTTTAGGACTTGCCTTAATCATAGCCATAGGAGCTTCTTGTGCATTTATGTTACCAGTTGCAACACCACCAAATGCCATAGTTTTTGGAACAGGACATATAAAACAACAAGAAATGGTTAAAGTTGGAATTATACTCAATGTATTTTGTTCAATTAGTATAGCTATTATTGCTTACTTCTTTTGGCTTTAA
- a CDS encoding ComF family protein gives MRCYNCYKFSLVSFCTHCKEELQDYSLGVRKLEGGLKVYYFYHYDDIKHLLHTKHRFYGYFIFHALARLSFAKFRNFFNPPYFINVIALDDKTYGDYSHTAILAKYLKTKFIKPMFCTLQAKSQVKYSGKSLHFRKTNKRSYELKKIPKYPVILVDDIVTTGLSLLEAKEILEKNNIEVLFALVLANAKFDTI, from the coding sequence GTGAGATGTTATAATTGTTATAAATTTTCCCTAGTAAGTTTTTGCACTCATTGTAAAGAAGAGTTGCAAGATTATTCTTTGGGTGTAAGAAAACTTGAAGGGGGATTGAAAGTTTATTATTTTTATCATTATGATGATATAAAGCATTTATTGCATACTAAGCATCGATTTTATGGATATTTTATTTTTCATGCATTAGCGAGATTAAGCTTTGCTAAATTTAGAAATTTTTTCAATCCACCATATTTTATTAATGTTATTGCTTTAGATGATAAAACCTATGGTGATTATTCTCATACTGCTATTTTAGCAAAATACTTAAAAACAAAATTTATAAAACCAATGTTTTGCACTTTGCAAGCAAAATCACAAGTAAAATACAGCGGTAAAAGTTTGCATTTTAGAAAAACAAATAAAAGATCATACGAACTTAAAAAAATTCCAAAATACCCCGTAATTTTAGTTGATGATATTGTTACCACTGGGTTAAGTTTGCTTGAAGCAAAAGAAATTTTAGAAAAAAATAATATAGAAGTGCTTTTTGCTTTAGTTTTAGCTAATGCAAAATTTGATACAATATAA
- a CDS encoding thiamine phosphate synthase: MWDKKIIAISDSQNTQGDFLNFIEKLSKSSIDALVLREKHLNATEYYELAKEVLRIFSKNNKICFLHFYHDVCLRLNHQYFHSPFQILKNEKYTCKKIQYIGVSIHSKQELKQSYQYNVNHAFYGHIFPSSCKQDLTPKGILNLQEILLQSKIPIYAIGGINIQTISFLKDLNLAGICMREALYKNINLNDYLQKCRKMLH; the protein is encoded by the coding sequence ATGTGGGATAAAAAAATCATTGCAATTAGTGATAGTCAAAATACACAAGGTGATTTTTTAAATTTTATTGAAAAATTAAGTAAAAGTTCTATTGATGCATTAGTTCTTAGAGAAAAACATTTAAACGCAACAGAATATTATGAGCTTGCTAAAGAAGTTCTTAGAATTTTTAGTAAAAATAATAAAATTTGTTTTTTGCATTTTTATCATGATGTGTGTTTGCGTTTAAATCATCAATATTTTCATTCTCCTTTTCAAATTCTAAAAAATGAAAAATATACTTGTAAGAAAATTCAATACATAGGAGTTTCTATACATTCTAAACAAGAGTTAAAACAAAGCTATCAATATAATGTTAATCATGCTTTTTATGGTCATATTTTTCCTAGCTCATGCAAGCAAGATTTAACCCCAAAAGGCATTTTAAATTTACAAGAAATTTTACTTCAATCTAAAATTCCAATTTATGCCATAGGTGGAATTAATATACAAACTATAAGTTTTTTAAAAGATTTAAATTTAGCTGGAATTTGTATGAGAGAAGCTTTATATAAAAATATAAATTTAAACGATTACTTGCAAAAATGTAGGAAAATGTTACATTAA
- a CDS encoding thiazole synthase: MDKLKIGKYEFNSRFILGSGKFSLELISSAINEAKVEIITLALRRAMSKSENILDFIPKNITLLPNTSGARNANEALRIAKLSRELGCGDMIKLEIISDSKYLLPDNYESIKAVELLVKENFTPLVYMYPDLYAARALEQAGAAAIMPLGAPIGSNKGLLTKEFIQILLNEISLPIIVDAGIGTPSQACEAMQMGVSAIMANTAIAEANDIAKMAKAFSLAIEAGRSAYLAGIASISDAKASSPLTGFLRD, from the coding sequence ATGGATAAATTAAAAATAGGAAAGTATGAGTTTAATTCCCGTTTTATTTTAGGATCTGGAAAATTTTCTCTAGAGCTTATAAGTTCGGCTATAAATGAAGCAAAAGTAGAAATCATAACCCTTGCTTTAAGAAGAGCTATGTCAAAAAGTGAAAATATACTTGATTTTATACCAAAAAATATTACGCTTTTGCCAAATACTTCAGGTGCTAGAAATGCTAATGAAGCACTTCGTATAGCAAAGCTTTCAAGAGAGCTTGGATGTGGTGATATGATAAAGCTTGAAATTATTAGTGATAGTAAATATTTATTGCCTGATAATTATGAAAGTATAAAGGCTGTAGAGCTTTTAGTGAAGGAAAATTTTACACCTTTGGTTTATATGTATCCTGATTTATATGCTGCAAGAGCTCTAGAGCAAGCCGGTGCTGCTGCTATAATGCCACTTGGTGCTCCTATAGGAAGCAATAAAGGTTTATTAACAAAAGAATTTATACAGATTTTATTAAATGAAATTTCATTGCCTATAATAGTAGATGCTGGTATTGGAACTCCATCTCAAGCTTGTGAAGCTATGCAAATGGGAGTGAGTGCTATAATGGCAAATACTGCTATAGCTGAAGCTAATGATATAGCTAAGATGGCAAAGGCATTTTCTTTGGCTATAGAAGCTGGAAGAAGCGCTTATTTAGCTGGTATTGCTAGCATAAGTGATGCAAAAGCTAGTTCGCCTTTGACTGGATTTTTAAGGGATTGA
- the thiH gene encoding 2-iminoacetate synthase ThiH, which produces MKLKQFIHLKDIQSETLQTLLNETSIYEQSQFGAKEVKKALDNEYCTLDDFKALLSNAAENFIEEIAQKAQKLTRKHFGNSINLFTPLYLSNYCNSKCTYCGFQKGNKIKRAKLNEDEIHKEMQEIKKSGLEEILLLTGEGREYASVEYIAKACKIAKEYFQVVGVEVYPMNEQEYALLHENACEYVSIYQETYNLKKYSKIHLEGEKSIFEYRFNAQERALKAGMRGVAFGTLLGIDDFRKDAYATALHAYFLQKKYPHAEISLSVPRLRPIINNKKINPNDVDETRLLQVMCAYRIFLPFASITISTREKAKFRNAVIKIVANKMSAGVSVGVGEHQGLKKGDDQFEISDLRSVEEILKMLKDQNLQAIMSDSIYVG; this is translated from the coding sequence TTGAAACTGAAGCAATTTATACATTTAAAAGATATACAAAGTGAAACTTTACAAACTCTTTTAAATGAAACTAGCATTTATGAACAAAGTCAATTTGGTGCTAAAGAAGTTAAAAAAGCTTTGGATAATGAGTATTGCACTTTAGATGATTTTAAAGCTTTGCTTTCAAATGCTGCAGAAAATTTTATAGAAGAAATAGCACAAAAAGCCCAAAAGCTTACACGAAAACATTTTGGAAATTCTATTAATCTTTTTACGCCTTTGTATCTTTCAAATTATTGTAATAGCAAATGTACTTATTGTGGATTTCAAAAAGGTAATAAGATTAAAAGAGCAAAGCTAAATGAAGATGAAATTCACAAAGAAATGCAAGAAATCAAAAAAAGTGGCTTAGAAGAAATTTTGCTTTTAACAGGTGAAGGTAGAGAGTATGCTAGTGTTGAGTATATAGCTAAAGCTTGCAAGATAGCAAAAGAATATTTTCAAGTAGTTGGGGTTGAGGTTTATCCTATGAATGAGCAAGAATATGCTTTGTTGCATGAAAATGCTTGCGAGTATGTGAGTATTTATCAAGAAACTTATAATCTAAAAAAATATTCTAAAATTCATTTAGAAGGCGAAAAAAGTATTTTTGAGTATAGATTTAATGCTCAAGAAAGAGCTTTAAAAGCTGGTATGAGAGGGGTTGCTTTTGGAACTTTACTTGGTATTGATGATTTTAGAAAAGATGCTTATGCTACTGCTTTACATGCTTATTTTTTGCAAAAAAAATATCCACACGCTGAAATTTCTTTATCAGTTCCAAGGCTTCGTCCTATAATAAATAATAAAAAAATTAATCCTAATGATGTAGATGAGACAAGACTTTTACAGGTAATGTGTGCGTATAGAATATTTTTACCTTTTGCAAGCATTACTATTTCAACGCGAGAAAAAGCTAAATTTAGAAATGCAGTGATTAAAATAGTCGCAAATAAAATGAGTGCAGGAGTTAGTGTGGGAGTTGGCGAGCATCAAGGTCTGAAAAAAGGTGATGATCAGTTTGAAATTTCTGATTTAAGAAGTGTAGAAGAAATTTTAAAAATGCTTAAAGATCAAAATTTACAAGCTATAATGAGCGATAGTATATATGTGGGATAA
- the mapA gene encoding outer membrane lipoprotein MapA yields MIKNVFFLAFVLFFSACAVNSKTQNITRVNETIKIQAQCYNPSDSKAYEAKIQGLTYISDVGLKYCVNKRTIDKSVALKKVYIHRVYDLDENLKFSTSNGNNYYINENFNYYFYIFLKEELKNRGIVVVDSAQDSPYILRVDLSFVDFYSKFDSKSLFSIIASQLEIKDINTNKKINIKTKQEVKGFSKINDLPFYTQLLIKQVANKAADIISSL; encoded by the coding sequence ATGATAAAAAATGTGTTTTTTCTAGCATTTGTTTTATTTTTTAGCGCTTGTGCTGTTAATTCTAAAACTCAAAACATAACAAGAGTTAATGAAACAATTAAAATTCAAGCACAATGTTACAATCCTTCAGATTCTAAAGCTTATGAGGCTAAAATTCAAGGTTTAACTTATATTAGCGATGTGGGACTTAAGTATTGTGTTAATAAAAGAACCATAGATAAAAGTGTTGCTTTGAAAAAAGTTTATATACATAGAGTGTATGATTTGGATGAAAATTTAAAATTTTCAACTTCTAATGGAAACAATTACTATATCAATGAAAATTTTAATTATTATTTTTATATATTCTTAAAAGAAGAATTAAAAAACAGAGGTATTGTGGTAGTAGATAGTGCTCAAGATTCTCCATATATTTTAAGGGTTGATTTAAGTTTTGTTGATTTTTATTCAAAATTTGATTCTAAGTCTCTTTTTTCTATTATAGCTAGTCAATTGGAGATTAAAGATATCAATACTAATAAAAAAATCAATATTAAAACAAAACAAGAAGTAAAAGGTTTTAGTAAAATCAATGATTTACCTTTTTATACTCAACTTCTTATAAAACAAGTAGCAAATAAAGCTGCTGATATTATTAGTTCTTTGTGA
- a CDS encoding LysE family transporter codes for MLEIVLNGIILGMAVSVPFGPVNILILNTALSSFKSAFCIGLGALSADILFLILINFGVLSFANNEIFYKILAVFGFFFLSYMVFLMLKKTKKVNLSQIHSIHPAKGFAKGFFLNLTNPYVIGFWVSVAGLSVQSKNSFALLFGLVGFIVFWIFALSFFVYKFKSFVKNKHIFYINLGSAVILEYFALSLLYKAFIG; via the coding sequence ATGTTAGAGATTGTTTTAAATGGTATTATTTTAGGTATGGCAGTATCAGTTCCTTTTGGGCCTGTAAATATTTTGATTTTAAATACTGCTTTATCTTCTTTTAAAAGTGCTTTTTGTATAGGGCTTGGAGCATTAAGTGCTGATATACTTTTTTTAATTTTAATCAATTTTGGTGTTTTAAGTTTTGCAAATAATGAAATTTTTTATAAAATACTAGCTGTTTTTGGTTTTTTCTTTTTAAGTTATATGGTATTTTTAATGCTTAAAAAAACTAAAAAAGTCAATTTAAGCCAAATTCATAGCATTCATCCTGCAAAGGGTTTTGCAAAAGGATTTTTTTTAAATTTAACAAATCCTTATGTGATAGGATTTTGGGTGAGTGTGGCTGGACTTAGTGTGCAAAGTAAAAATTCTTTTGCCTTGCTTTTTGGTTTAGTAGGGTTTATCGTATTTTGGATCTTTGCTTTGTCATTTTTTGTATATAAATTTAAGTCTTTTGTGAAAAATAAACATATTTTTTATATCAATCTTGGTTCAGCAGTTATTTTAGAGTATTTTGCTCTTTCTTTGTTGTATAAAGCTTTTATAGGATAA